In the Cydia fagiglandana chromosome 5, ilCydFagi1.1, whole genome shotgun sequence genome, one interval contains:
- the LOC134664285 gene encoding uncharacterized protein LOC134664285 — protein MCANRGATSRSEHTATLTYVSTLAHFTAISQSSSRQDGAEASADLVCGKARRLIQTWNCQVIWLIKFAPGLKMDEFVATAASLLLCAVSYYNYQFIKCTKKRKRKSRRRRWWMTSIHRNRSNACMEKQLGELVAEPSGEFKKFTRMSVMDFEYLLNKISSQISKQDTHLRKSIPARIRLAVTLRYLATGDDYQSLHFLFKISPQLISEIIPEVCMALNEALKDEIKLPSCPEEWLEISKGYSLKFPRAIGALDGKHVALQCPINSASEYFNYKRTFSIVLLALVDSQCNFTFADIGCQGRISDGGVFRNCMLWEKICDNQLNLPPPHPLPGLNKHVPYVFLADAAFALSENVMKPYPGNLERGNPRRIFNQRLSSARVTVENAFGILVTKFRVFKKPIQLQPEKASIVTLTCILLHNYLRRSRTSSHIYTPPGSIDQYDRNDVLIQPGSWRNETDTTCAVRNMRQIPRRSPLNATQIRDEFTTYCIR, from the exons atgtgcgcgaatcgcggcgcgacgtcgcggagcgaacataccGCGACGTTGACGTATgtctccacactcgcacacttcacggcgatttcgcagtctAGTTCGCGGCAAGATGGCGCCGAAGCGTCAGCTGATCTGGTTTGCGGCAAAGCAAGAAGGCTGATTCAAACTTGGAACTGTCAAGTGATTTGGTTGATCAAATTCGCACCCGGCTTGAAGATGGACGAATTTGTAGCTACGGCAGCATCGCTGTTGTTATGCGCTgtatcatattataattatcaatttataaaatgtacaaaaaagAGAAAAAGGAAAAGCAGAAGAAGAAGATGGTGGATGACAAGTATCCATCGAAATAGATCAAA TGCATGTATGGAAAAGCAATTGGGTGAACTGGTAGCCGAACCGTCCGGAGAGTTCAAAAAGTTTACCCGCATGTCTGTAATGGATTTCGAATATTTACTTAACAAAATTTCGAGCCAAATATCGAAACAAGACACCCACCTGAGAAAATCCATTCCAGCCCGCATACGTCTCGCAGTAACACTTCGTTATTTGGCCACCGGCGATGACTACCAGAGTCTACATTTCTTATTCAAAATATCACCTCAGTTGATATCAGAAATTATACCAGAAGTTTGCATGGCTTTGAATGAAGCTTTAAAGGATGAAATTAAg CTTCCTTCATGCCCCGAGGAATGGCTAGAAATTTCAAAAGGCTATTCATTGAAATTTCCTCGGGCCATCGGGGCTCTAGATGGCAAGCATGTTGCTTTGCAATGCCCAATTAACTCGGCatctgaatattttaattacaagAGAACGTTCAGTATTGTCCTCCTGGCACTAGTAGACAGTCAGTGCAATTTTACTTTTGCTGACATCGGCTGCCAAGGTCGAATCAGTGATGGTGGCGTATTTAGAAACTGCATGTTGTGGGAAAAGATTTGCGACAACCAACTGAATCTGCCACCACCACATCCATTGCCCGGATTAAATAAACATGTGCCTTATGTGTTCTTGGCTGATGCAGCATTTGCTCTTTCGGAGAATGTAATGAAACCGTATCCCGGAAACCTTGAGCGGGGAAATCCACGACGCATATTCAACCAACGATTGTCAAGTGCTCGTGTTACAGTAGAGAACGCTTTTGGTATACTGGTTACCAAATTTCGGGTTTTCAAAAAACCTATACAATTGCAACCAGAGAAAGCTAGCATTGTTACATTAACTTGCATATTGTTACACAATTACTTGAGGCGTAGCAGGACATCGTCGCATATCTACACGCCTCCAGGTTCAATTGATCAATATGACCGGAACGACGTTCTCATCCAACCAGGCTCATGGAGAAACGAAACCGATACGACGTGTGCCGTTCGCAATATGCGGCAAATACCACGCCGATCTCCTCTTAACGCCACACAAATCAGAGACGAGTTTACTACTTATTGtattcgttaa